Proteins encoded by one window of Cannabis sativa cultivar Pink pepper isolate KNU-18-1 chromosome 4, ASM2916894v1, whole genome shotgun sequence:
- the LOC115714655 gene encoding protein DETOXIFICATION 14, protein MGESLIWKQEDEDNLEKGLLENEKREEKVEFFRDFIKELKLLGYIAGPMVAVNLSLYFLQIISLMMVGHLGKLYLSSTAVAISIGAVSGFSLLFGMSGALETLSGQAYGAKQYRKLGTQTNTAILCLILVCIPLSLIWFYMENILIVIGQNPNISRQAGQFLLWLIPALFAYATLQPLIRYFQSQSLIKPLLVSSCVSISCHVPLCWTLVFKCGLQHCGAAISIGISYWLNVILLLLYMTFSSTCESTRVPISSELFQGCGEFFRLAIPSAAMSCLEWWSFEIITLLSGLLSNPQLETSVLSVCMSTISTLYTIPEGLGSAGSTRVSNELGAGKPRAARLAVGAVMFLSVSESIIVSSALFAGRKAFGYFFTNDKEVVDYAMNMAPLVCLSVIFDSLHATLSGIARGCGWQDLGAYVNLGAYYLVGIPVAAALGFRFDLRGKGLWIGIIIGSFLQAFLLSLIAICTNWNEKAKMARKRVFEEIFEESTTSLV, encoded by the exons ATGGGAGAAAGCTTGATTTGGAAACAAGAAGATGAAGATAATTTGGAAAAGGGTTTGTTAGAAAATGAGAAAAGAGAGGAGAAAGTTGAGTTCTTTAGGGATTTTATTAAAGAATTGAAGCTGTTAGGTTACATTGCAGGTCCTATGGTGgctgtgaatttatcactttaTTTTCTACAAATAATTTCTCTTATGATGGTTGGTCATCTTGGTAAGCTTTATCTTTCAAGTACTGCCGTAGCTATCTCCATTGGTGCTGTTTCTGGCTTCAGTTTACTT TTTGGAATGTCTGGTGCATTGGAAACTCTCTCTGGACAAGCATATGGAGCAAAGCAATATCGAAAACTCGGGACTCAAACCAACACTGCAATTCTTTGCCTCATTTTAGTATGTATCCCTCTATCTCTAATATGGTTCTACATGGAAAATATCCTTATAGTCATTGGCCAAAACCCCAATATTTCAAGACAAGCAGGCCAATTCTTGTTATGGCTTATCCCAGCACTTTTCGCTTATGCAACACTTCAACCGCTCATTCGCTATTTTCAATCACAAAGCTTGATTAAACCCTTGCTAGTGAGCTCATGTGTTTCGATTTCTTGTCATGTTCCTCTTTGTTGGACCTTAGTATTCAAGTGTGGATTACAACATTGTGGAGCTGCAATATCTATTGGTATTTCATATTGGTTGAATGTGATTTTACTCCTTTTGTACATGACATTTTCTTCTACATGTGAAAGTACCCGAGTTCCAATTTCTTCTGAGCTCTTTCAAGGATGCGGAGAGTTCTTTCGCCTTGCTATTCCTTCTGCTGCTATGAGCTG CCTCGAGTGGTGGTCTTTCGAGATAATTACCTTGTTGTCTGGTCTTCTCTCGAATCCTCAGCTCGAAACCTCTGTTTTATCTGTTTG TATGTCTACAATTTCTACACTCTATACAATACCAGAAGGACTTGGTTCAGCTGGAAG CACTAGAGTTTCGAATGAATTAGGTGCAGGCAAACCAAGAGCAGCTCGTCTCGCAGTTGGTGCTGTCATGTTTCTTTCCGTCTCAGAATCCATTATTGTAAGCTCAGCTCTATTTGCTGGCCGAAAAGCTTTCGGTTACTTCTTTACCAATGACAAGGAAGTTGTGGATTATGCCATGAACATGGCTCCTCTAGTTTGTCTATCTGTCATATTCGACAGTTTACATGCCACTCTTTCAG GCATTGCTAGAGGGTGTGGATGGCAAGATTTGGGGGCATATGTGAATCTTGGAGCATACTATTTGGTGGGAATTCCGGTTGCTGCAGCATTGGGTTTTCGGTTTGATTTAAGAGGAAAAGGCCTTTGGATTGGAATCATAATTGGTTCTTTCTTACAAGCATTTTTGCTTTCTTTGATAGCAATATGTACCAATTGGAATGAAAAG GCAAAAATGGCAAGGAAGAGGGTGTTTGAGGAAATATTTGAGGAGAGTACTACTTCACTAGTGTAG
- the LOC115712194 gene encoding ABC transporter G family member 16-like has translation MELIQSAPKNDIVLSQEEEIINITGNLTAGNQQRQRPLSFVLSFTNLTYRVKLHRPKGYNFLRRNNAGAVPPAEKTLLDNISGEVHDGEILALLGASGSGKTTLIDALANRIEKQSLKGTITLNGEIIDSKLSKSITGYVMQDDLLFPMLTVEETLNFAAEFRLPRSIGSLKKRNRVQSLMEQLGLRNVANTIIGDEGKRGISGGERRRVSIGIEAIHDPILLFLDEPTSGLDSTSAFMVVKVLRRIADESGSLIVMSVHQPSYRIIGLLDRLIFLSGGKIAYNGGSSTELTQFCSNLGYPIPENANPVEFVLDLISELENSPTGIAVFTGAGAGDEDDYRQFPVLKEALKARISKGNFTISSNENSISSPIISGNGKLISGVEKFANPIWIEIMVLTKRSILNSRRTPVLFLTRLITVLTTGLLLSTIYWRLDDSSKGIRERMSFFAFAISTTYFSSCQSLPLLLQERFIFTRETSFNSYRKLSYAFSQSITILPLLLILSIAFSTATFWAVGLAGGIRGFVFYLCVVSGSFWAGNSLVVFLSGLVSHVLVGYTVVVSVSAYFLLLSGFFISRNRIPSYWIWFHYFSLIKYPYEGVMMSEFEDPKRCFERGVDLFDMTPFGGAPATVKEAVLGNLSSAVGVNVTSGTCLKNGLDVLKEMGINELSNKWEYLVILVVWGLFYRVLYYVSLLLLWKNKRK, from the coding sequence atggaATTAATTCAATCTGCACCCAAAAACGACATCGTATTATCACAAGAAGAAGAAATCATCAACATAACCGGAAATCTCACCGCCGGTAACCAACAACGGCAACGCCCACTTTCCTTCGTACTGAGTTTCACCAACCTTACATATAGAGTAAAGCTTCATCGTCCCAAAGGGTACAATTTTCTCCGACGAAACAACGCCGGCGCCGTACCACCGGCAGAGAAAACACTCCTCGATAACATCTCCGGCGAAGTACACGACGGCGAGATTTTAGCTCTATTGGGAGCAAGCGGTTCGGGAAAAACAACATTGATCGATGCTTTAGCTAATCGAATCGAGAAACAGAGCTTAAAAGGAACAATCACTCTAAACGGAGAGATTATAGATTCAAAACTCTCTAAATCCATTACTGGTTATGTAATGCAAGACGATCTTCTTTTTCCGATGCTTACAGTCGAAGAAACCCTCAATTTTGCGGCGGAGTTCCGGCTACCGAGATCAATTGGGTCTTTAAAGAAGAGAAACAGAGTCCAATCGTTGATGGAACAATTGGGTTTGAGAAACGTTGCCAATACCATAATCGGCGACGAGGGTAAAAGGGGAATTTCCGGCGGAGAAAGAAGGAGGGTTTCGATTGGAATTGAAGCAATTCATGATCCGATTCTGTTGTTCTTGGATGAACCCACTTCGGGTTTGGATTCAACTAGTGCTTTCATGGTGGTGAAAGTTCTTAGAAGAATTGCTGATGAGAGTGGAAGCTTAATTGTTATGTCTGTTCATCAACCAAGTTACCGGATAATCGGATTACTTGACCGTTTGATTTTCCTTTCCGGTGGAAAAATAGCTTATAACGGCGGTTCTTCCACTGAACTCACTCAATTTTGCTCTAATCTCGGTTACCCAATTCCCGAAAACGCGAATCCGGTCGAGTTCGTGCTCGATTTGATTTCCGAGCTCGAAAACTCCCCTACCGGAATCGCTGTATTTACCGGCGCCGGTGCCGGCGACGAAGACGACTACAGGCAATTTCCAGTACTTAAAGAGGCATTAAAAGCAAGAATTTCAAAAGGGAACTTTACAATTTCTAGCAATGAAAACTCTATATCAAGTCCGATTATTTCCGGCAACGGAAAATTAATCTCCGGTGTTGAAAAATTTGCGAATCCAATTTGGATTGAAATTATGGTTTTGACTAAGCGTTCAATTCTCAATTCTAGGAGAACACCAGTACTGTTCTTGACTCGTTTAATCACTGTTTTAACAACCGGTCTtttattatcaacaatttattGGCGTCTTGATGATTCAAGTAAAGGGATTAGAGAAAGAATGAGTTTTTTTGCTTTCGCCATTTCCACAACTTACTTTTCAAGTTGTCAATCTCTTCCTCTTTTACTCCAAGAAAGATTCATCTTCACCAGAGAAACTTCCTTCAATTCTTACAGAAAACTCTCCTATGCATTCTCTCAATCCATAACAATCCTCCCACTTCTTCTGATTCTCTCAATAGCTTTTTCCACAGCCACATTTTGGGCAGTGGGACTCGCCGGAGGAATTCGGGGTTTTGTTTTTTACCTGTGTGTAGTTTCCGGCTCATTCTGGGCCGGAAACTCATTAGTAGTGTTTCTCTCCGGTTTAGTTTCACATGTGTTGGTAGGTTACACGGTGGTTGTGTCAGTCTCAGCTTACTTTTTACTCTTGAGTGGATTCTTCATTAGCCGGAATCGGATTCCCAGTTATTGGATTTGGTTTCATTACTTTTCTTTGATTAAGTATCCTTATGAGGGTGTTATGATGAGTGAATTTGAAGACCCAAAAAGGTGTTTTGAGAGGGGAGTGGATTTGTTTGATATGACACCTTTTGGTGGTGCTCCGGCGACTGTGAAGGAGGCGGTTTTGGGGAATTTGAGTTCGGCGGTGGGTGTGAATGTGACGAGTGGTACTTGTTTGAAGAATGGTTTGGATGTGTTGAAGGAGATGGGGATTAATGAGTTGAGTAATAAGTGGGAATATTTGGTGATTTTGGTTGTTTGGGGATTGTTTTATAGGGTTTTATATTATGTTTCATTGTTGCTTTTGTGGAAAAATAAGAGGAAGTAG
- the LOC115715115 gene encoding probable histone chaperone ASF1A — protein sequence MSAVNITNVAVLDNPSAFLNPFQFEISYECLTPLKDDLEWKLTYVGSAEDETYDQLLESVLVGPVNVGNYRFVLQADPPDPSKIRDEDIIGVTVLLLTCSYVGQEFIRVGYYVNNDYGEEQLREEPPPKLLIDKVQRNILADKPRVTKFPINFHPENNETSDQPPASSPDQLTEVNGADVNVPETNGAEENVPEINGTEEKPPVSSS from the exons ATGAGCGCCGTCAACATTACAAACGTCGCCGTTTTGGATAACCCTTCCGCTTTTCTTAACCCTTTTCAGTTCGAAATTTCTTACGAGTGTTTGACTCCTCTTAAAGACG ACTTGGAATGGAAACTCACTTATGTGGGTTCTGCTGAGGATGAGACATATGATCAGCTTTTAGAGAGTGTACTTGTTGGTCCTGTTAATGTTGGCAACTATCGCTTTGTTCTTCAG GCAGATCCACCAGACCCATCAAAAATCCGAGATGAAGATATCATTGGCGTTACAGTACTACTATTGACTTGTTCTTATGTGGGACAAGAGTTTATTAGAGTTGGTTACTACGTGAACAACGATTACGGTGAAGAACAGCTGAGAGAGGAACCGCCACCAAAGCTTTTGATTGATAAAGTTCAAAGAAATATTCTAGCTGACAAACCAAGGGTAACAAAGTTCCCGATCAATTTTCATCCCGAGAACAATGAAACCAGTGACCAGCCCCCTGCTTCTTCACCCGATCAACTTACTGAGGTCAATGGTGCTGATGTAAACGTCCCCGAAACCAATGGTGCTGAAGAAAACGTCCCTGAAATCAACGGAACTGAAGAAAAACCACCCGTCTCATCTTCATGA
- the LOC133028910 gene encoding protein DETOXIFICATION 12-like, whose amino-acid sequence MTMEESLLLKNNVHEEQRDINGDIEIENKIVVTLLNWKVFFEEVKRLGFLGGPLVIVVLSQFLLQVISIMMVGHLGELALSSSAIAISLSGVTGFSVLMGMASGLETICGQAYGAKQYKKLGLQTYTAIFCLFLVCIPISLIWIFMGKILVFIGQDPQISHEAGKFIIWLIPALFAYAILQPLIRYFQTQSMITPMLITSFAILCFHIPLSWVLVFKFGLGNLGGALGISISYWLNAIIFGFYIKFSPSCEKTRTSISIEIFHGIREFFRLAIPSAVMSCLEWWSFELLILMSGILPNPQLETSVLSICLQTISTLYAIPFGVGAAASTRVANELGAGNPQGARIATFAAMFIAIVETSIVTTTLFMCRDVFGYTFSNEKEVVSYVTEMAPLLCLSVVLDSMQGNLSGIARGCGWQHIGAFINLGAFYLCGIPIGVILGFWANLRGKGLWIGIQIGSFVQIILLSFVTGCTNWEKQASMAKERLFGDTSKNGLED is encoded by the exons atgacCATGGAAGAGAGCTTATTATTAAAGAATAATGTTCATGAAGAACAAAGAGACATTAATGGTGATATTGAGATTGAAAATAAGATTGTTGTGACATTATTGAATTGGAAGGTTTTTTTTGAAGAAGTGAAGAGATTAGGGTTCTTAGGAGGACCTCTTGTGATAGTGGTTTTATCTCAATTTCTATTACAAGTTATTTCAATTATGATGGTTGGTCACCTTGGTGAGCTCGCTCTTTCAAGCTCAGCCATAGCCATCTCACTTTCCGGGGTCACTGGTTTTAGtgttctt ATGGGTATGGCAAGTGGACTAGAGACCATATGTGGTCAAGCATATGGAGCTAAGCAATACAAGAAACTTGGGCTTCAAACTTACACTGCAATATTTTGTTTGTTCTTGGTTTGTATACCAATTTCTTTAATTTGGATTTTCATGGGAAAAATACTTGTTTTCATTGGTCAAGACCCTCAAATTTCTCATGAAGCTGGAAAATTCATAATATGGCTTATTCCAGCTCTATTTGCATATGCAATTCTTCAACCACTTATAAGATATTTTCAAACACAAAGCATGATAACTCCAATGCTCATAACCTCTTTTGCCATACTTTGTTTCCACATACCTTTATCTTGGGTTTTAGTATTCAAATTTGGATTGGGAAATCTTGGAGGAGCATTGGGTATTAGTATTTCGTATTGGTTAAACGCTATTATATTCGGTTTCTACATTAAGTTTTCTCCTTCATGTGAGAAAACTCGAACTTCGATTTCTATAGAGATTTTTCATGGGATTAGGGAGTTCTTTCGGTTGGCTATCCCTTCTGCAGTTATGTCATG TCTAGAATGGTGGTCATTTGAGTTGCTTATTCTAATGTCTGGAATTCTACCAAATCCACAGCTTGAAACTTCAGTTCTTTCTATATG CTTACAAACCATCTCAACATTATATGCAATTCCTTTTGGAGTTGGTGCTGCAGCAAG TACAAGAGTTGCAAATGAACTAGGAGCCGGGAACCCACAAGGAGCTCGTATTGCAACCTTTGCTGCAATGTTTATAGCCATAGTAGAGACGAGCATAGTAACCACAACACTTTTTATGTGTCGAGATGTTTTCGGTTACACTTTTAGTAATGAGAAAGAAGTTGTGAGTTATGTCACAGAAATGGCTCCTTTACTTTGTTTATCTGTTGTACTAGACAGCATGCAAGGAAACCTATCAG GTATTGCTAGAGGATGTGGGTGGCAACACATAGGGGCATTCATAAATCTTGGTGCATTTTATCTGTGTGGAATTCCAATAGGTGTCATTTTGGGTTTTTGGGCAAATTTGAGAGGAAAAGGGCTTTGGATTGGTATACAAATTGGTTCATTTGTGCAAATCATTTTGCTTTCTTTTGTTACTGGTTGTACAAATTGGGAAAAACAG GCAAGTATGGCAAAGGAGAGATTATTTGGTGATACATCAAAAAATGGACTAGAGGActag
- the LOC115714726 gene encoding protein DETOXIFICATION 12 — MNTINQTMEEERSLLLRPHISSENHEIIHWKVFFEEVKKLGYLGGPLVIVVLSQYLLQVISIMMVGHLGELALSSSAIANSLSVVTGLSVLMGMASALETICGQAYGAKQYKKLGLQTYTSIFCLFLVCIPISLVWIFMGKILVFIGQDPQISHEAGKFIIWLIPALFAYATLQPLVRYFQTQSMITPMVITSFAILCFHIPLCWVLVFKSGMGNVGGALAISISYWLNAIILGFYIKFSPSCEKTRAPISMEMFHGIGEFFRLAIPSAIMICLEWWSFELLILMSGILPNPQLETSVLSVCLQTISTLYAIPYGVGAAASTRVSNELGAGNPQGARIATFAAMFLAIAETSIVTTTLFMSRGIFGYTFSNEKEVVNYVTEMAPLVCLSVVLDSMQGVLSGIARGCGWQHIGAFINLGAFYLCGIPIAAILGFWVNMRGKGLWIGIQSGALVQTTLLALVTGCTNWEKQASMAKERLFGDTSKNGLEH, encoded by the exons ATGAATACCATAAACCAAACCATGGAAGAAGAGAGATCATTATTACTAAGGCCACATATTAGTAGTGAAAATCATGAGATTATTCATTGGAAGGTGTTTTTTGAAGAAGTGAAGAAATTAGGTTACTTAGGAGGACCTCTTGTGATTGTGGTTTTATCTCAATATTTATTACAAGTCATTTCAATTATGATGGTTGGTCATCTTGGTGAACTTGCTCTTTCAAGCTCTGCCATAGCCAATTCTCTCTCTGTGGTCACTGGTCTTAGTGTTCTT ATGGGGATGGCAAGTGCTCTAGAGACCATATGTGGTCAAGCATATGGAGCTAAGCAATACAAGAAACTTGGGCTTCAAACTTACACTTCAATATTTTGTTTGTTCTTAGTTTGTATACCAATTTCTTTGGTTTGGATATTCATGGGAAAAATACTTGTTTTCATTGGTCAAGACCCTCAAATTTCTCATGAAGCTGGAAAATTCATAATATGGCTTATTCCAGCTTTATTTGCATATGCAACTCTTCAACCACTTGTAAGATATTTTCAAACACAAAGCATGATAACTCCAATGGTCATAACCTCTTTTGCCATACTTTGTTTTCATATTcctttatgttgggttttagtATTTAAGTCCGGAATGGGCAATGTTGGAGGAGCATTGGCTATAAGTATTTCGTATTGGTTAAACGCCATTATACTTGGTTTCTACATAAAGTTTTCTCCTTCATGTGAGAAAACTCGAGCTCCAATCTCTATGGAGATGTTTCATGGGATCGGAGAATTTTTTCGGTTGGCTATCCCTTCTGCAATTATGATatg CCTTGAATGGTGGTCATTTGAGCTACTTATTCTAATGTCTGGAATTCTACCAAATCCACAACTTGAAACATCAGTTCTTTCTGtttg CCTACAAACCATCTCAACATTATATGCAATTCCATATGGAGTTGGTGCTGCAGCaag TACAAGAGTTTCAAATGAATTAGGAGCTGGGAATCCACAAGGAGCTCGTATTGCAACCTTTGCTGCAATGTTTCTAGCCATAGCCGAGACGAGCATAGTAACCACAACACTTTTTATGAGCAGAGGCATTTTTGGTTATACTTTCAGTAATGAGAAAGAAGTTGTGAATTATGTCACAGAAATGGCTCCTCTAGTTTGTTTATCTGTTGTACTAGACAGCATGCAAGGAGTCCTATCAG GTATTGCTAGAGGATGTGGGTGGCAACACATAGGGGCATTCATAAATCTTGGTGCATTTTATCTATGTGGAATTCCAATTGCTGCAATTTTGGGTTTTTGGGTAAATATGAGAGGAAAAGGGCTTTGGATTGGCATACAAAGTGGTGCCCTTGTCCAAACCACTTTGCTTGCTCTTGTCACTGGTTGTACAAACTGGGAAAAACAG GCAAGTATGGCAAAGGAGAGATTATTTGGGGATACATCAAAAAATGGATTAGAGCACTAG
- the LOC115714727 gene encoding protein DETOXIFICATION 12: MEESLLLLEHSNHQEEDISKRNEIIHWKVFFEEVKKLGYLGGPLVIVLLCQYFLQVISMMMVGHLGQLPLSSSAIAISLSGVTGFSLLLGMASALETICGQAYGAKQYKKLGLQTYTSIFCLFLVCIPISLVWIFMGKILVFIGQDPQISHEAGKFIIWLIPALFAYATLQPLIRYFQTQSMITPMVITSFAILCFHIPLSWVLVFKFGLRNLGGALGIGISYWLNAVILGFYIKFSPLCEKTRAPISMEIFRGMKQFFRLAIPSAIMICLEWWSFELLILMSGILPNPQLETSVLSICLQTIATLYAIPYGVGAAVSTRVSNELGAGNPQGARIATFAAIFLAIAEMSIVTTTLFMSRSIFGYTFSNEKEVVSYVTDMAPLICLSIILDSIQGIMSGIARGCGWQHIGAFINLGAFYLCGIPIAAILGFWANLRGKGLWIGIQSGAFLQTILLCLVTGFTNWEKQASNAKERLFGDGTKNVLVH, from the exons ATGGAAGAAagcttattattattagaacatAGTAATCATCAAGAAGAAGATATTAGTAAGAGGAATGAAATTATTCATTGGAAGGTGTTTTTTGAAGAAGTGAAGAAATTAGGGTACTTAGGAGGACCCCTTGTGATTGTGCTATTATGTCAATATTTTTTACAAGTTATTTCTATGATGATGGTTGGTCACCTTGGTCAACTCCCTCTTTCAAGTTCAGCCATAGCCATATCTCTTTCTGGGGTCACTGGTTTTAGTCTTCTT TTGGGAATGGCAAGTGCACTAGAGACCATATGTGGTCAAGCATATGGAGCTAAGCAATACAAGAAACTTGGGCTTCAAACTTACACTTCAATATTTTGTTTGTTCTTAGTTTGTATACCAATTTCTTTGGTTTGGATATTCATGGGAAAAATACTTGTTTTCATTGGTCAAGACCCTCAAATTTCTCATGAAGCTGGAAAATTCATAATATGGCTTATTCCAGCTCTATTTGCATATGCAACTCTTCAACCACTTATAAGATATTTTCAAACACAAAGCATGATAACTCCTATGGTCATAACCTCTTTTGCCATACTTTGTTTCCACATACCTTTATCTTGGGTTTTAGTATTCAAATTTGGATTGAGAAATCTTGGAGGAGCATTGGGTATTGGTATTTCGTATTGGTTAAATGCCGTTATACTCGGTTTCTACATAAAGTTTTCTCCTTTATGTGAGAAAACTCGAGCTCCAATCTCTATGGAGATTTTTCGTGGAATGAAGCAGTTTTTTCGATTGGCTATTCCTTCTGCAATTATGATatg ccTTGAATGGTGGTCATTTGAACTGCTTATTTTAATGTCTGGAATCCTACCAAATCCACAACTTGAAACTTCAGTTCTATCTATATG CTTACAAACCATTGCAACATTATATGCAATTCCATATGGAGTTGGTGCTGCAGTAAG TACAAGAGTTTCAAATGAACTAGGAGCGGGAAATCCACAAGGAGCTCGTATCGCGACCTTCGCCGCAATATTTCTAGCCATAGCAGAGATGAGCATAGTAACAACAACACTTTTCATGAGCAGAAGCATTTTTGGTTACACTTTCAGTAATGAGAAGGAAGTTGTGAGTTATGTCACAGACATGGCGCCTCTAATTTGTTTATCTATCATACTAGACAGCATACAAGGAATCATGTCAG GTATTGCTAGAGGATGTGGGTGGCAACACATAGGGGCATTCATAAATCTTGGTGCATTTTATCTATGTGGAATTCCAATTGCTGCAATTTTGGGCTTTTGGGCAAATTTGAGAGGAAAAGGGCTATGGATTGGTATACAAAGTGGTGCATTTTTGCAAACAATTTTGCTTTGTCTTGTAACTGGTTTTACAAATTGGGAAAAACAG GCAAGTAATGCAAAGGAGAGATTATTTGGGGATGGAACAAAAAATGTATTAGTGCATTAG